A region of Vespula vulgaris chromosome 1, iyVesVulg1.1, whole genome shotgun sequence DNA encodes the following proteins:
- the LOC127068483 gene encoding large proline-rich protein BAG6 isoform X3 yields MIDLTVKTLDSQNHAFSLEDDQITVRRFKEHIAESVAVPADSQRLIYCGRVLQDEKKLNDYDVNGKVIHLVQSAPPQPGQRNNDSGQSQGQQGQGWQNQQRPHYRFSHAQMHGNAMYLGAMSVPAEIVEGHGLPVPQLSNSLSNSRLIVAKRMLNRANELMDRLDDPTAPLHPSTSENNQSPLPQQIQVQEIETDQEELFRTAEGRQSAGTRLSEAVAAALGVAISASGASNVTLLRGSNDDANEARTASETQEDAEMESSAQSQSEQQGTSNASGQNNRRPHAQLPRPPQMAYLLDRLLSTQDRLRPYIERYRVLMLADPSLPPGAGPEGVEENQRIVDGVSECLHYISHSCHALSDIIVDMRQQPPRNLRCRPIIIQHSAIVQAGVPIQVEAHISLHGRNANNNNGNEETTESTNAQQPSDIVVASGSIEVTTEDNNQSQESNSSTPPSQPAEQQRPQEPSQSQFVFDLPNNVEVLMEVSPDSNMEASSGSEQNQTGENNNNNNAGITSGNGAGIFPWGSAPTPDFLRNLMQAVAGHMAQGGIATVPITTRTTATTSAGVQQTVAATVDSTSTNAAQSTQARSNVGTHPTTATQTRSTSRPHVFHPSHPLGVGMSMGQGLEFDPFLPCNSHHVRRTPTSTPNVTATSQSTRASQTPAQETQPQAQTATTSSTASSTASSTSTTSPTSSQGAANNPLANLLRQMLGGTSGQQTSININSNSPDLPESFGNIMQMVGSGNIHIGIMGDGGTNVVGGNVTLANLLEISSLQSRENITEENLLAELALLIARYMTLEDLIRLRRGRSGPIARLRVPLRFLCCVIMNNSSMPEERDQVVERLILQIRPHLQQLLEREEDASGRSGSSIDICATIESLLSRHCKDMLRLILDVGIDDRRFGEEILTIINNLGRQLCTVLRYSLRGGQAGLEAVACSCMCNMLGAVNPSFRQWMLNSFIVHFRTYSLRIPQPPDSEILPLLIYKENNAQTTSASSTSESAGSTQEQSQQQQQQQQQQQSQSQSQPQQQQQQQQSQHEPMETETVEEKSTNEASVPDEGEDIPETFPGHEALPSEWIPIIARDGVRQRRQLQMQGMANGAVTTFSDAYIGGLPTKRRKLIEQQKPRLLVSPTPNHSAITASVERLVREGVSRAGIEEVEGAAVAVATDPGVRRAFGQAIRDCLNPRRYGTPDFPDPLRFPNATKYFSDQERSSK; encoded by the exons ATGATCGACCTTACGGTGAAGACTTTAGATTCGCAGAATCATGCCTTCTCCTTGGAAGACGAC CAAATCACAGTACGTAGATTTAAAGAGCATATAGCAGAATCCGTAGCCGTGCCAGCCGATTCACAAAGACTTATTTATTGCGGAAGAGTTCTTcaagacgaaaagaaattgaatgaTTATG ATGTAAATGGTAAAGTTATACATTTGGTGCAAAGTGCGCCGCCTCAACCTGGACAAAGAAACAATGACAGTGGACAAAGTCAAGGACAACAAGGCCAAGGATGGCAAAACCAACAGAGACCCCATTATCGTTTCAGTCATGCTCAAATGCATGGAAATGCTATGTATTTAGGTGCCATGTCTGTACCAGCCGAAATCGTTGAGGGACATG GATTACCCGTGCCGCAATTAAGTAACAGTCTATCAAACAGCCGTTTAATAGTTGCGAAACGTATGCTCAATCGCGCGAACGAGTTGATGGATCGTCTTGACGACCCTACAGCGCCTCTACATCCAAGTACATCGGAGAATAATCAGTCTCCGTTACCACAGCAAATACAAGTACAAGAGATAGAAACGGATCAGGAAGA ACTTTTCAGAACTGCTGAAGGTCGACAATCTGCTGGGACTAGACTTTCGGAAGCTGTAGCGGCCGCGTTAGGAGTTGCTATCTCTGCGTCGGGTGCCAGCAACGTTACCTTATTAAGAG GAAGCAACGACGATGCCAACGAAGCAAGAACTGCAAGCGAGACACAAGAAGATGCTGAAATGGAATCATCCGCGCAATCACAAAGCGAACAACAGGGAACATCGAATGCGAGTGGACAGAATAATAGACGGCCGCACGCTCA atTACCGCGACCTCCGCAAATGGCATACTTGTTGGATAGATTATTGAGTACTCAAGATCGTTTAAGACCGTACATCGAACGTTACCGTGTACTTATGTTGGCTGATCCATCATTGCCTCCAGGA GCTGGGCCAGAAGGCGTtgaagaaaatcaaagaataGTGGACGGCGTTAGTGAATGTTTACATTACATATCGCATTCATGCCACGCTTTAAGCGATATAATCGTTGATATGAGACAGCAACCACCTAGAAATTTGCGATGTCGACCCATTATTATACAACACTCTGCTATCGTGCAAGCCGGTGTACCGATCCAGGTAGAG GCTCATATTAGTTTACATGGTCGcaatgcaaataataataatggtaacgAAGAAACCACCGAATCAACAAATGCGCAACAACCGTCGGATATCGTTGTAGCTTCGGGATCGATCGAAGTTACAACCGAGGATAATAATCAGTCTCAAGAATCTAATAGTAGTACACCGCCATCTCAACCGGCGGAACAACAGCGACCGCAAGAACCGTCGCAATCGCAATTTG TGTTCGACTTGCCGAACAACGTAGAAGTATTGATGGAAGTCAGTCCTGATAGTAACATGGAAGCTTCTTCCGGAAGCGAACAAAATCAGACTGgtgaaaacaataataataacaatgctGGCAT AACAAGTGGAAACGGTGCTGGTATATTTCCATGGGGCTCGGCACCCACGCCTGACTTTTTACGGAATTTGATGCAAGCAGTGGCTGGACATATGGCGCAAGGTGGTATAGCCACTGTTCCAATAACAACGCGCACCACAGCTACGACTTCAGCAGGAGTCCAACAAACGGTTGCCGCAACCGTGGATAGTACATCTACTAATGCTGCTCAAAGCACGCAAGCTCG AAGTAATGTAGGCACTCATCCAACTACCGCGACTCAAACACGCAGTACCTCGCGTCCACATGTATTCCATCCGTCACATCCGCTTGGTGTTGGAATGAGCATGGGTCAAGGACTCGAATTTGATCCATTTCTTCCTTGCAATTCTCATCATGTACGTCGTACACCAACCAGCACACCGAATGTCACGGCTACTTCGCAATCTACGAGAGCCAGTCAAACGCCTGCACAAGAAACTCAACCTCAGGCACAAACgg CAACTACGTCGTCTACCGCAAGCAGTACCGCTAGTTCCACGAGCACAACTTCGCCAACTTCGAGTCAAGGTGCCGCAAATAATCCATTAGCGAACTTGTTGCGTCAAATGCTAGGGGGCACCAGTGGACAACAAACCAGCATAAATATTAACAGTAACA gTCCTGATCTACCGGAAAGCTTTGGAAACATAATGCAAATGGTTGGCAGTGGAAACATTCATATAGGAATCATGGGAGATGG AGGTACTAACGTAGTTGGTGGAAATGTAACTCTTgctaatttattagaaattagcTCTCTACAATCTCGTGAAAATATTACGGAAGAAAATTTACTCGCTGAACTCGCTTTGCTCATT GCACGTTACATGACTTTGGAAGATCTAATTCGATTAAGACGTGGAAGATCAGGACCTATCGCTAGGCTTCGAGTTCCGTTAAGATTTTTATGCTGCGTGATCATGAACAATTCATCTATGCCCGAAGAACGAGATCAAGTAGTAGAACGTTTGATTCTGCAAATCAGACCACATCTTCAGCAACTTTTGGAGAGGGAAGAGGATGCTAGTGGCAGAAGTGGTTCGTCCATAGATATTTGTGCTACGATCGAATCATTATTATCACGGCACTGCAAAGACATGTTGAGACTCATACTCGATGTCG GTATCGACGACAGAAGATTCGGAGAAGAGATATTAactatcataaataatttggGAAGACAACTATGTACTGTACTTCGATATTCTCTTCGTGGAGGACAAGCGGGTTTAGAGGCTGTTGCTTGCAGTTGTATG TGCAATATGTTGGGTGCCGTTAATCCTTCGTTTCGGCAATGGATGTTGAATAGTTTCATCGTTCACTTTCGCACTTACTCGCTTCGTATTCCGCAACCTCCGGATTCAGAAATTCTTCCActtcttatatataaagaaaataatgcaCAAACAACATCGGCATCTTCAACATCGGAATCAGCAGGTTCAACGCAAGAACAAtcacagcaacagcagcagcaacagcaacaacagcaatcCCAATCTCAATCGCAGccgcaacagcaacagcaacagcaacaatcGCAACACGAG CCGATGGAAACAGAAACTGTAGAAGAAAAGTCTACTAATGAAGCATCCGTACCCGATGAAGGGGAAGATATCCCAGAAACATTTCCAGGACATGAGGCGTTACCTTCG GAATGGATACCTATAATCGCACGTGATGGAGtaagacaacgacgacaattACAGATGCAAGGAATGGCGAATGGTGCTGTAACAACTTTCAGTGATGCATACATAGGTGGTTTACCAACAAAACGGCGCAAACTTATCGAACAGCAAAAGCCACGATTATTAGTCAGTCCTACTCCTAATCATTCAGCCATAACTGCATCGGTCGAGCGTTTAGTCAGAGAAGGCGTTAGTCGTGCGGGTATCGAGGAAGTCGAAGGGGCTGCCGTTGCTGTAGCAACAGATCCTGGAGTTAGGCGTGCCTTTGGTCAAGCAATCAGAGACTGCTTAAATCCACGCAGATATGGTACCCCGGACTTTCCAGATCCATTACGTTTTCCAAACGCaactaaatatttttcagatcAAGAAAGATCATcgaagtaa
- the LOC127068483 gene encoding large proline-rich protein BAG6 isoform X5, whose product MIDLTVKTLDSQNHAFSLEDDQITVRRFKEHIAESVAVPADSQRLIYCGRVLQDEKKLNDYDVNGKVIHLVQSAPPQPGQRNNDSGQSQGQQGQGWQNQQRPHYRFSHAQMHGNAMYLGAMSVPAEIVEGHGLPVPQLSNSLSNSRLIVAKRMLNRANELMDRLDDPTAPLHPSTSENNQSPLPQQIQVQEIETDQEELFRTAEGRQSAGTRLSEAVAAALGVAISASGASNVTLLRGSNDDANEARTASETQEDAEMESSAQSQSEQQGTSNASGQNNRRPHAQLPRPPQMAYLLDRLLSTQDRLRPYIERYRVLMLADPSLPPGAGPEGVEENQRIVDGVSECLHYISHSCHALSDIIVDMRQQPPRNLRCRPIIIQHSAIVQAGVPIQVEAHISLHGRNANNNNGNEETTESTNAQQPSDIVVASGSIEVTTEDNNQSQESNSSTPPSQPAEQQRPQEPSQSQFGRTSGNGAGIFPWGSAPTPDFLRNLMQAVAGHMAQGGIATVPITTRTTATTSAGVQQTVAATVDSTSTNAAQSTQARSNVGTHPTTATQTRSTSRPHVFHPSHPLGVGMSMGQGLEFDPFLPCNSHHVRRTPTSTPNVTATSQSTRASQTPAQETQPQAQTATTSSTASSTASSTSTTSPTSSQGAANNPLANLLRQMLGGTSGQQTSININSNSSPDLPESFGNIMQMVGSGNIHIGIMGDGGTNVVGGNVTLANLLEISSLQSRENITEENLLAELALLIARYMTLEDLIRLRRGRSGPIARLRVPLRFLCCVIMNNSSMPEERDQVVERLILQIRPHLQQLLEREEDASGRSGSSIDICATIESLLSRHCKDMLRLILDVGIDDRRFGEEILTIINNLGRQLCTVLRYSLRGGQAGLEAVACSCMCNMLGAVNPSFRQWMLNSFIVHFRTYSLRIPQPPDSEILPLLIYKENNAQTTSASSTSESAGSTQEQSQQQQQQQQQQQSQSQSQPQQQQQQQQSQHEPMETETVEEKSTNEASVPDEGEDIPETFPGHEALPSEWIPIIARDGVRQRRQLQMQGMANGAVTTFSDAYIGGLPTKRRKLIEQQKPRLLVSPTPNHSAITASVERLVREGVSRAGIEEVEGAAVAVATDPGVRRAFGQAIRDCLNPRRYGTPDFPDPLRFPNATKYFSDQERSSK is encoded by the exons ATGATCGACCTTACGGTGAAGACTTTAGATTCGCAGAATCATGCCTTCTCCTTGGAAGACGAC CAAATCACAGTACGTAGATTTAAAGAGCATATAGCAGAATCCGTAGCCGTGCCAGCCGATTCACAAAGACTTATTTATTGCGGAAGAGTTCTTcaagacgaaaagaaattgaatgaTTATG ATGTAAATGGTAAAGTTATACATTTGGTGCAAAGTGCGCCGCCTCAACCTGGACAAAGAAACAATGACAGTGGACAAAGTCAAGGACAACAAGGCCAAGGATGGCAAAACCAACAGAGACCCCATTATCGTTTCAGTCATGCTCAAATGCATGGAAATGCTATGTATTTAGGTGCCATGTCTGTACCAGCCGAAATCGTTGAGGGACATG GATTACCCGTGCCGCAATTAAGTAACAGTCTATCAAACAGCCGTTTAATAGTTGCGAAACGTATGCTCAATCGCGCGAACGAGTTGATGGATCGTCTTGACGACCCTACAGCGCCTCTACATCCAAGTACATCGGAGAATAATCAGTCTCCGTTACCACAGCAAATACAAGTACAAGAGATAGAAACGGATCAGGAAGA ACTTTTCAGAACTGCTGAAGGTCGACAATCTGCTGGGACTAGACTTTCGGAAGCTGTAGCGGCCGCGTTAGGAGTTGCTATCTCTGCGTCGGGTGCCAGCAACGTTACCTTATTAAGAG GAAGCAACGACGATGCCAACGAAGCAAGAACTGCAAGCGAGACACAAGAAGATGCTGAAATGGAATCATCCGCGCAATCACAAAGCGAACAACAGGGAACATCGAATGCGAGTGGACAGAATAATAGACGGCCGCACGCTCA atTACCGCGACCTCCGCAAATGGCATACTTGTTGGATAGATTATTGAGTACTCAAGATCGTTTAAGACCGTACATCGAACGTTACCGTGTACTTATGTTGGCTGATCCATCATTGCCTCCAGGA GCTGGGCCAGAAGGCGTtgaagaaaatcaaagaataGTGGACGGCGTTAGTGAATGTTTACATTACATATCGCATTCATGCCACGCTTTAAGCGATATAATCGTTGATATGAGACAGCAACCACCTAGAAATTTGCGATGTCGACCCATTATTATACAACACTCTGCTATCGTGCAAGCCGGTGTACCGATCCAGGTAGAG GCTCATATTAGTTTACATGGTCGcaatgcaaataataataatggtaacgAAGAAACCACCGAATCAACAAATGCGCAACAACCGTCGGATATCGTTGTAGCTTCGGGATCGATCGAAGTTACAACCGAGGATAATAATCAGTCTCAAGAATCTAATAGTAGTACACCGCCATCTCAACCGGCGGAACAACAGCGACCGCAAGAACCGTCGCAATCGCAATTTG GAAGAACAAGTGGAAACGGTGCTGGTATATTTCCATGGGGCTCGGCACCCACGCCTGACTTTTTACGGAATTTGATGCAAGCAGTGGCTGGACATATGGCGCAAGGTGGTATAGCCACTGTTCCAATAACAACGCGCACCACAGCTACGACTTCAGCAGGAGTCCAACAAACGGTTGCCGCAACCGTGGATAGTACATCTACTAATGCTGCTCAAAGCACGCAAGCTCG AAGTAATGTAGGCACTCATCCAACTACCGCGACTCAAACACGCAGTACCTCGCGTCCACATGTATTCCATCCGTCACATCCGCTTGGTGTTGGAATGAGCATGGGTCAAGGACTCGAATTTGATCCATTTCTTCCTTGCAATTCTCATCATGTACGTCGTACACCAACCAGCACACCGAATGTCACGGCTACTTCGCAATCTACGAGAGCCAGTCAAACGCCTGCACAAGAAACTCAACCTCAGGCACAAACgg CAACTACGTCGTCTACCGCAAGCAGTACCGCTAGTTCCACGAGCACAACTTCGCCAACTTCGAGTCAAGGTGCCGCAAATAATCCATTAGCGAACTTGTTGCGTCAAATGCTAGGGGGCACCAGTGGACAACAAACCAGCATAAATATTAACAGTAACAGTA gTCCTGATCTACCGGAAAGCTTTGGAAACATAATGCAAATGGTTGGCAGTGGAAACATTCATATAGGAATCATGGGAGATGG AGGTACTAACGTAGTTGGTGGAAATGTAACTCTTgctaatttattagaaattagcTCTCTACAATCTCGTGAAAATATTACGGAAGAAAATTTACTCGCTGAACTCGCTTTGCTCATT GCACGTTACATGACTTTGGAAGATCTAATTCGATTAAGACGTGGAAGATCAGGACCTATCGCTAGGCTTCGAGTTCCGTTAAGATTTTTATGCTGCGTGATCATGAACAATTCATCTATGCCCGAAGAACGAGATCAAGTAGTAGAACGTTTGATTCTGCAAATCAGACCACATCTTCAGCAACTTTTGGAGAGGGAAGAGGATGCTAGTGGCAGAAGTGGTTCGTCCATAGATATTTGTGCTACGATCGAATCATTATTATCACGGCACTGCAAAGACATGTTGAGACTCATACTCGATGTCG GTATCGACGACAGAAGATTCGGAGAAGAGATATTAactatcataaataatttggGAAGACAACTATGTACTGTACTTCGATATTCTCTTCGTGGAGGACAAGCGGGTTTAGAGGCTGTTGCTTGCAGTTGTATG TGCAATATGTTGGGTGCCGTTAATCCTTCGTTTCGGCAATGGATGTTGAATAGTTTCATCGTTCACTTTCGCACTTACTCGCTTCGTATTCCGCAACCTCCGGATTCAGAAATTCTTCCActtcttatatataaagaaaataatgcaCAAACAACATCGGCATCTTCAACATCGGAATCAGCAGGTTCAACGCAAGAACAAtcacagcaacagcagcagcaacagcaacaacagcaatcCCAATCTCAATCGCAGccgcaacagcaacagcaacagcaacaatcGCAACACGAG CCGATGGAAACAGAAACTGTAGAAGAAAAGTCTACTAATGAAGCATCCGTACCCGATGAAGGGGAAGATATCCCAGAAACATTTCCAGGACATGAGGCGTTACCTTCG GAATGGATACCTATAATCGCACGTGATGGAGtaagacaacgacgacaattACAGATGCAAGGAATGGCGAATGGTGCTGTAACAACTTTCAGTGATGCATACATAGGTGGTTTACCAACAAAACGGCGCAAACTTATCGAACAGCAAAAGCCACGATTATTAGTCAGTCCTACTCCTAATCATTCAGCCATAACTGCATCGGTCGAGCGTTTAGTCAGAGAAGGCGTTAGTCGTGCGGGTATCGAGGAAGTCGAAGGGGCTGCCGTTGCTGTAGCAACAGATCCTGGAGTTAGGCGTGCCTTTGGTCAAGCAATCAGAGACTGCTTAAATCCACGCAGATATGGTACCCCGGACTTTCCAGATCCATTACGTTTTCCAAACGCaactaaatatttttcagatcAAGAAAGATCATcgaagtaa
- the LOC127068483 gene encoding large proline-rich protein BAG6 isoform X2 gives MIDLTVKTLDSQNHAFSLEDDQITVRRFKEHIAESVAVPADSQRLIYCGRVLQDEKKLNDYDVNGKVIHLVQSAPPQPGQRNNDSGQSQGQQGQGWQNQQRPHYRFSHAQMHGNAMYLGAMSVPAEIVEGHGLPVPQLSNSLSNSRLIVAKRMLNRANELMDRLDDPTAPLHPSTSENNQSPLPQQIQVQEIETDQEELFRTAEGRQSAGTRLSEAVAAALGVAISASGASNVTLLRGSNDDANEARTASETQEDAEMESSAQSQSEQQGTSNASGQNNRRPHAQLPRPPQMAYLLDRLLSTQDRLRPYIERYRVLMLADPSLPPGAGPEGVEENQRIVDGVSECLHYISHSCHALSDIIVDMRQQPPRNLRCRPIIIQHSAIVQAGVPIQVEAHISLHGRNANNNNGNEETTESTNAQQPSDIVVASGSIEVTTEDNNQSQESNSSTPPSQPAEQQRPQEPSQSQFVFDLPNNVEVLMEVSPDSNMEASSGSEQNQTGENNNNNNAGITSGNGAGIFPWGSAPTPDFLRNLMQAVAGHMAQGGIATVPITTRTTATTSAGVQQTVAATVDSTSTNAAQSTQARSNVGTHPTTATQTRSTSRPHVFHPSHPLGVGMSMGQGLEFDPFLPCNSHHVRRTPTSTPNVTATSQSTRASQTPAQETQPQAQTATTSSTASSTASSTSTTSPTSSQGAANNPLANLLRQMLGGTSGQQTSININSNSSPDLPESFGNIMQMVGSGNIHIGIMGDGGTNVVGGNVTLANLLEISSLQSRENITEENLLAELALLIARYMTLEDLIRLRRGRSGPIARLRVPLRFLCCVIMNNSSMPEERDQVVERLILQIRPHLQQLLEREEDASGRSGSSIDICATIESLLSRHCKDMLRLILDVGIDDRRFGEEILTIINNLGRQLCTVLRYSLRGGQAGLEAVACSCMCNMLGAVNPSFRQWMLNSFIVHFRTYSLRIPQPPDSEILPLLIYKENNAQTTSASSTSESAGSTQEQSQQQQQQQQQQQSQSQSQPQQQQQQQQSQHEPMETETVEEKSTNEASVPDEGEDIPETFPGHEALPSEWIPIIARDGVRQRRQLQMQGMANGAVTTFSDAYIGGLPTKRRKLIEQQKPRLLVSPTPNHSAITASVERLVREGVSRAGIEEVEGAAVAVATDPGVRRAFGQAIRDCLNPRRYGTPDFPDPLRFPNATKYFSDQERSSK, from the exons ATGATCGACCTTACGGTGAAGACTTTAGATTCGCAGAATCATGCCTTCTCCTTGGAAGACGAC CAAATCACAGTACGTAGATTTAAAGAGCATATAGCAGAATCCGTAGCCGTGCCAGCCGATTCACAAAGACTTATTTATTGCGGAAGAGTTCTTcaagacgaaaagaaattgaatgaTTATG ATGTAAATGGTAAAGTTATACATTTGGTGCAAAGTGCGCCGCCTCAACCTGGACAAAGAAACAATGACAGTGGACAAAGTCAAGGACAACAAGGCCAAGGATGGCAAAACCAACAGAGACCCCATTATCGTTTCAGTCATGCTCAAATGCATGGAAATGCTATGTATTTAGGTGCCATGTCTGTACCAGCCGAAATCGTTGAGGGACATG GATTACCCGTGCCGCAATTAAGTAACAGTCTATCAAACAGCCGTTTAATAGTTGCGAAACGTATGCTCAATCGCGCGAACGAGTTGATGGATCGTCTTGACGACCCTACAGCGCCTCTACATCCAAGTACATCGGAGAATAATCAGTCTCCGTTACCACAGCAAATACAAGTACAAGAGATAGAAACGGATCAGGAAGA ACTTTTCAGAACTGCTGAAGGTCGACAATCTGCTGGGACTAGACTTTCGGAAGCTGTAGCGGCCGCGTTAGGAGTTGCTATCTCTGCGTCGGGTGCCAGCAACGTTACCTTATTAAGAG GAAGCAACGACGATGCCAACGAAGCAAGAACTGCAAGCGAGACACAAGAAGATGCTGAAATGGAATCATCCGCGCAATCACAAAGCGAACAACAGGGAACATCGAATGCGAGTGGACAGAATAATAGACGGCCGCACGCTCA atTACCGCGACCTCCGCAAATGGCATACTTGTTGGATAGATTATTGAGTACTCAAGATCGTTTAAGACCGTACATCGAACGTTACCGTGTACTTATGTTGGCTGATCCATCATTGCCTCCAGGA GCTGGGCCAGAAGGCGTtgaagaaaatcaaagaataGTGGACGGCGTTAGTGAATGTTTACATTACATATCGCATTCATGCCACGCTTTAAGCGATATAATCGTTGATATGAGACAGCAACCACCTAGAAATTTGCGATGTCGACCCATTATTATACAACACTCTGCTATCGTGCAAGCCGGTGTACCGATCCAGGTAGAG GCTCATATTAGTTTACATGGTCGcaatgcaaataataataatggtaacgAAGAAACCACCGAATCAACAAATGCGCAACAACCGTCGGATATCGTTGTAGCTTCGGGATCGATCGAAGTTACAACCGAGGATAATAATCAGTCTCAAGAATCTAATAGTAGTACACCGCCATCTCAACCGGCGGAACAACAGCGACCGCAAGAACCGTCGCAATCGCAATTTG TGTTCGACTTGCCGAACAACGTAGAAGTATTGATGGAAGTCAGTCCTGATAGTAACATGGAAGCTTCTTCCGGAAGCGAACAAAATCAGACTGgtgaaaacaataataataacaatgctGGCAT AACAAGTGGAAACGGTGCTGGTATATTTCCATGGGGCTCGGCACCCACGCCTGACTTTTTACGGAATTTGATGCAAGCAGTGGCTGGACATATGGCGCAAGGTGGTATAGCCACTGTTCCAATAACAACGCGCACCACAGCTACGACTTCAGCAGGAGTCCAACAAACGGTTGCCGCAACCGTGGATAGTACATCTACTAATGCTGCTCAAAGCACGCAAGCTCG AAGTAATGTAGGCACTCATCCAACTACCGCGACTCAAACACGCAGTACCTCGCGTCCACATGTATTCCATCCGTCACATCCGCTTGGTGTTGGAATGAGCATGGGTCAAGGACTCGAATTTGATCCATTTCTTCCTTGCAATTCTCATCATGTACGTCGTACACCAACCAGCACACCGAATGTCACGGCTACTTCGCAATCTACGAGAGCCAGTCAAACGCCTGCACAAGAAACTCAACCTCAGGCACAAACgg CAACTACGTCGTCTACCGCAAGCAGTACCGCTAGTTCCACGAGCACAACTTCGCCAACTTCGAGTCAAGGTGCCGCAAATAATCCATTAGCGAACTTGTTGCGTCAAATGCTAGGGGGCACCAGTGGACAACAAACCAGCATAAATATTAACAGTAACAGTA gTCCTGATCTACCGGAAAGCTTTGGAAACATAATGCAAATGGTTGGCAGTGGAAACATTCATATAGGAATCATGGGAGATGG AGGTACTAACGTAGTTGGTGGAAATGTAACTCTTgctaatttattagaaattagcTCTCTACAATCTCGTGAAAATATTACGGAAGAAAATTTACTCGCTGAACTCGCTTTGCTCATT GCACGTTACATGACTTTGGAAGATCTAATTCGATTAAGACGTGGAAGATCAGGACCTATCGCTAGGCTTCGAGTTCCGTTAAGATTTTTATGCTGCGTGATCATGAACAATTCATCTATGCCCGAAGAACGAGATCAAGTAGTAGAACGTTTGATTCTGCAAATCAGACCACATCTTCAGCAACTTTTGGAGAGGGAAGAGGATGCTAGTGGCAGAAGTGGTTCGTCCATAGATATTTGTGCTACGATCGAATCATTATTATCACGGCACTGCAAAGACATGTTGAGACTCATACTCGATGTCG GTATCGACGACAGAAGATTCGGAGAAGAGATATTAactatcataaataatttggGAAGACAACTATGTACTGTACTTCGATATTCTCTTCGTGGAGGACAAGCGGGTTTAGAGGCTGTTGCTTGCAGTTGTATG TGCAATATGTTGGGTGCCGTTAATCCTTCGTTTCGGCAATGGATGTTGAATAGTTTCATCGTTCACTTTCGCACTTACTCGCTTCGTATTCCGCAACCTCCGGATTCAGAAATTCTTCCActtcttatatataaagaaaataatgcaCAAACAACATCGGCATCTTCAACATCGGAATCAGCAGGTTCAACGCAAGAACAAtcacagcaacagcagcagcaacagcaacaacagcaatcCCAATCTCAATCGCAGccgcaacagcaacagcaacagcaacaatcGCAACACGAG CCGATGGAAACAGAAACTGTAGAAGAAAAGTCTACTAATGAAGCATCCGTACCCGATGAAGGGGAAGATATCCCAGAAACATTTCCAGGACATGAGGCGTTACCTTCG GAATGGATACCTATAATCGCACGTGATGGAGtaagacaacgacgacaattACAGATGCAAGGAATGGCGAATGGTGCTGTAACAACTTTCAGTGATGCATACATAGGTGGTTTACCAACAAAACGGCGCAAACTTATCGAACAGCAAAAGCCACGATTATTAGTCAGTCCTACTCCTAATCATTCAGCCATAACTGCATCGGTCGAGCGTTTAGTCAGAGAAGGCGTTAGTCGTGCGGGTATCGAGGAAGTCGAAGGGGCTGCCGTTGCTGTAGCAACAGATCCTGGAGTTAGGCGTGCCTTTGGTCAAGCAATCAGAGACTGCTTAAATCCACGCAGATATGGTACCCCGGACTTTCCAGATCCATTACGTTTTCCAAACGCaactaaatatttttcagatcAAGAAAGATCATcgaagtaa